Proteins found in one Gardnerella vaginalis ATCC 14018 = JCM 11026 genomic segment:
- the ffh gene encoding signal recognition particle protein, whose product MAAFSSLTERLSGAFKHLRRKGKLSDADIDGTIREIRRALLDADVALDVVRSFTAKIRERALGEEVSSALNPAQQVVRIVNDELTNVLGSGVDRPLNFAKYPPTVIMLAGLQGAGKTTLAGKLGYWLKDSGHTPLLVAADLQRPNAVTQLEVVAERAGVAIFAPERGVQSDGGSEVVSAGLATGDPVKVARDSIDYARAKMYDTVIIDTAGRLGVDDALMQQAREIRDAVNPQEILFVIDAMIGQDAVRTAQAFNEGVDFTGVVLSKLDGDARGGAALSVASVTGKPILFASTGEGLKDFEIFHPDRMASRILDMGDILTLIENAQKQFDEEESRKAAAKISEGTFGLDDFLDQLQQVKKLGSMKKILGMMPGMAAHRQELEQFDDREIDRTEAIIRSMTPKERKDTKIIDGSRRARIAAGAGVPVSAVNALLQRFEQAAKMMKRMSNGGGAGMPGMGGMPGFGGPGGKSKRKDKKSKKKGGKSGNPMRREAEERALRERLSGNSSANSANDDANGESAFMKKKQDLPNNLPENLQNLMSGEGDFADEMPDLPPNLGGGLAGLFGR is encoded by the coding sequence ATGGCAGCATTTAGTTCGTTAACAGAAAGACTTTCTGGCGCATTCAAACACTTGCGCAGAAAAGGGAAATTATCCGACGCAGACATCGACGGCACGATTCGTGAAATTCGTCGTGCGCTTTTAGACGCAGACGTAGCTCTAGATGTTGTGCGATCGTTTACTGCTAAAATTCGCGAGCGCGCACTAGGCGAGGAAGTTTCTAGCGCACTGAATCCTGCTCAGCAAGTTGTGCGAATTGTAAACGACGAGCTTACAAACGTTTTGGGTTCAGGCGTTGATAGACCGCTGAATTTTGCAAAATATCCACCAACTGTAATCATGCTTGCTGGTTTGCAAGGCGCTGGTAAAACAACGCTCGCTGGAAAGTTGGGCTACTGGCTTAAGGATTCGGGTCATACGCCTTTGCTTGTTGCGGCGGATTTGCAACGTCCTAACGCTGTTACGCAGCTTGAGGTTGTTGCAGAGCGTGCAGGTGTGGCGATTTTTGCGCCAGAGCGAGGCGTGCAAAGTGACGGCGGCAGCGAAGTTGTTTCGGCTGGTTTAGCCACTGGGGACCCTGTTAAAGTTGCGCGAGATTCTATTGACTACGCGCGCGCAAAAATGTACGACACGGTTATTATCGATACCGCTGGTCGCCTTGGCGTGGACGATGCTCTTATGCAGCAGGCGCGCGAAATTCGCGATGCTGTTAATCCGCAAGAAATTCTGTTTGTTATAGACGCCATGATTGGTCAGGACGCTGTTCGTACGGCTCAAGCTTTTAACGAGGGCGTTGACTTTACGGGTGTTGTGCTTTCTAAGTTAGATGGCGATGCACGAGGCGGCGCTGCATTATCTGTTGCAAGCGTTACGGGAAAGCCGATTTTGTTCGCCTCTACTGGCGAAGGTTTGAAGGATTTTGAGATTTTCCATCCAGATAGAATGGCTTCAAGAATCCTCGACATGGGCGATATTCTAACGCTTATTGAGAATGCGCAAAAGCAGTTCGACGAGGAAGAGTCTCGAAAAGCTGCCGCTAAAATATCTGAAGGAACTTTTGGACTAGACGACTTTTTGGATCAGCTTCAGCAGGTTAAAAAGCTTGGTTCTATGAAGAAGATTCTTGGTATGATGCCTGGAATGGCAGCGCACAGACAGGAACTTGAGCAGTTTGACGACCGCGAGATAGACCGCACAGAGGCGATTATTCGTTCGATGACGCCTAAAGAGCGCAAAGACACCAAGATTATTGATGGTTCTAGGCGCGCGCGCATTGCAGCTGGCGCAGGCGTTCCAGTTTCTGCAGTGAATGCGCTTTTGCAACGCTTTGAGCAAGCAGCTAAAATGATGAAGCGCATGAGCAATGGCGGCGGCGCAGGAATGCCTGGAATGGGCGGAATGCCTGGGTTTGGCGGTCCTGGCGGAAAGTCGAAGCGTAAAGACAAGAAGAGCAAGAAGAAGGGCGGAAAGTCTGGTAATCCTATGCGTCGCGAGGCCGAGGAGCGCGCTCTTAGAGAACGCTTGTCTGGAAATTCTTCTGCAAATAGTGCAAATGATGACGCGAATGGCGAGTCTGCTTTTATGAAGAAGAAGCAGGATTTGCCTAATAATTTGCCAGAAAATCTTCAAAATCTTATGAGTGGCGAAGGCGACTTTGCTGACGAAATGCCTGATTTACCGCCTAATTTGGGCGGCGGACTCGCAGGTCTTTTCGGCAGATAA
- a CDS encoding endonuclease/exonuclease/phosphatase family protein, with amino-acid sequence MIYAILLAILLVALVLLLAWQLLRWLPAGADRLKPLPYVIALLPIAPFCAALGLVVSAVAAVATRSQNEFYKSYLFLCVAYALLFVISLKSYTPYWAVRLRRIKQEKSPELSLEKSREIRVMTLNCRYGRANASQIIKLAKTHKIDTILLQEVSKKLVKNLEKLGIKRDFAHVQLGSANGHENGGFNAIYTRLSNVKSFGKSIKIDAANVPIVTAVTRDSSAENLLITFASAHPKSPMRGCAAWSSGIMALAKIGENHNENNVKDVKKVKIIGGDLNSTPDHPSFRALLKSGFLDASMQIGKRLKTWPTWQKWPNLALDHVLVKSTGCNAIATEQRAIRVDGSDHFALIVCVSIHI; translated from the coding sequence ATGATTTACGCTATTTTACTTGCGATTTTACTTGTTGCACTTGTTTTGCTTCTAGCTTGGCAGCTACTTAGGTGGCTGCCAGCTGGAGCGGATAGACTAAAGCCACTGCCATATGTTATTGCATTGCTTCCAATTGCACCGTTTTGCGCTGCGCTTGGGCTAGTCGTCAGCGCTGTGGCTGCAGTTGCAACACGATCGCAAAATGAATTTTATAAATCTTATTTATTTTTGTGCGTAGCATATGCGCTGTTATTCGTAATCTCTTTAAAATCGTATACGCCGTATTGGGCAGTAAGATTGCGGCGAATAAAACAGGAAAAATCGCCAGAATTATCACTAGAAAAATCGAGAGAAATCCGCGTTATGACGCTTAATTGCAGATATGGTCGCGCAAACGCAAGTCAAATAATAAAGTTAGCAAAAACGCATAAAATCGATACGATTCTTTTACAAGAAGTAAGCAAAAAACTTGTAAAAAACCTTGAAAAACTTGGGATTAAGCGCGATTTTGCACATGTGCAATTGGGAAGCGCGAACGGACATGAAAATGGCGGCTTTAACGCGATTTATACGCGACTAAGCAATGTTAAATCTTTTGGTAAGTCTATTAAGATTGATGCAGCAAACGTTCCAATCGTTACGGCGGTTACTCGCGACTCATCCGCGGAAAATCTTTTAATAACATTCGCTTCGGCGCATCCAAAGTCGCCTATGCGCGGATGTGCGGCTTGGAGCAGCGGAATAATGGCGCTTGCAAAAATCGGCGAAAATCACAATGAAAACAACGTCAAAGACGTCAAAAAAGTCAAAATAATCGGCGGAGACTTAAACTCTACTCCAGACCACCCAAGCTTTAGAGCGCTACTAAAATCAGGCTTTTTAGACGCATCAATGCAAATCGGCAAGCGACTAAAGACTTGGCCAACGTGGCAAAAATGGCCGAATCTTGCACTTGACCATGTGCTAGTAAAATCAACAGGATGCAACGCTATAGCCACAGAGCAACGCGCGATTCGCGTGGATGGAAGCGACCACTTTGCGTTAATCGTTTGCGTTTCAATCCACATCTAG
- the rpsP gene encoding 30S ribosomal protein S16, whose translation MATKIRLKRLGKKFYAFYRVVISDSRNKRNGKSIEEIGIYDPNKQPSLIQIKSDRAQYWLGVGAQPTEPVLKLLKITGDWQKFKGLEGAEGTLKTGEAGPDAQARVEAVEAEAQKLKAAKSEAAAKAQAAAEAAKNEAEEAPAADAEAEEKAE comes from the coding sequence TTGGCAACCAAGATTCGTCTTAAGAGATTGGGCAAGAAGTTCTACGCCTTCTATCGCGTTGTAATTTCTGATTCGCGCAACAAGCGTAACGGCAAGTCCATCGAAGAGATCGGCATCTACGATCCAAACAAGCAGCCATCTTTGATTCAGATTAAGTCTGACCGCGCACAGTACTGGCTTGGCGTTGGCGCACAGCCAACCGAACCAGTGTTGAAGCTGCTAAAGATTACTGGCGATTGGCAGAAGTTCAAGGGTCTTGAAGGTGCAGAAGGCACTTTGAAGACTGGCGAAGCTGGTCCAGACGCACAGGCTCGCGTTGAGGCTGTAGAAGCCGAAGCTCAGAAGCTTAAGGCTGCTAAGTCCGAAGCCGCTGCAAAGGCTCAGGCTGCTGCAGAAGCCGCTAAGAACGAAGCTGAAGAAGCTCCAGCAGCAGATGCTGAAGCCGAGGAAAAGGCTGAGTAA
- a CDS encoding RNA-binding protein has product MLAQAVEHLIKNIVDFPDDVSVRSHENARGELLRVRVNPEDIGRVIGRNGRTANAIRVVVQALSRHNVRVDIMDVRK; this is encoded by the coding sequence ATGCTGGCTCAAGCTGTGGAACATCTCATTAAAAACATCGTTGATTTTCCAGATGACGTGTCCGTGCGTTCTCATGAAAACGCTCGCGGCGAACTCTTGCGCGTGCGCGTAAATCCAGAAGACATCGGTAGAGTTATTGGAAGAAACGGTCGTACCGCTAATGCCATTCGCGTTGTTGTACAGGCTCTAAGCCGCCACAACGTTCGCGTAGACATTATGGACGTACGTAAGTGA
- the rimM gene encoding ribosome maturation factor RimM (Essential for efficient processing of 16S rRNA), with amino-acid sequence MAKNQLFDNPQQGSNNLLRVCRIGKAQGLKGEVTVQIFTDEPYERFKAGNVLYTQDGEREFTIESARTFKSRWILLFEQSLNRNDAEALNGLELYTKAQSAQELEQENAWYIKDLVGLSARICENNSLGVAPREIGKVVDVIDGAQSLLKIRLSTPVGDDKTALVPFVQALVPEVNLKEKYLTLDPPGGLIPGI; translated from the coding sequence GTGGCTAAAAACCAACTTTTTGACAACCCTCAGCAAGGTTCAAACAACCTACTGAGGGTTTGTCGTATTGGAAAAGCGCAAGGACTAAAAGGCGAAGTCACTGTCCAAATTTTTACCGACGAACCTTATGAGCGCTTTAAAGCAGGCAATGTGCTTTACACGCAAGACGGCGAGCGCGAGTTTACAATCGAGTCTGCGCGAACGTTTAAAAGCCGTTGGATTTTGCTTTTTGAACAAAGTCTAAATCGCAACGATGCAGAGGCCTTAAACGGTTTAGAGCTTTACACTAAGGCTCAAAGCGCGCAAGAGTTAGAGCAAGAAAATGCTTGGTATATTAAGGATTTGGTGGGTCTTAGCGCGCGCATTTGTGAGAATAATTCACTTGGAGTTGCGCCGCGTGAAATCGGCAAAGTCGTAGACGTTATTGATGGTGCTCAATCATTGCTTAAAATCCGACTTTCAACTCCTGTTGGCGATGATAAAACTGCGCTAGTGCCTTTCGTTCAAGCACTGGTTCCAGAAGTTAATCTTAAAGAAAAATATTTAACTTTAGATCCTCCAGGTGGATTAATCCCAGGAATCTAA
- the trmD gene encoding tRNA (guanosine(37)-N1)-methyltransferase TrmD: protein MQIDIISVFPEYFRMLDLSLLGKAQDNGLLKINAYNLRKWTHDVHQSVDDTPVGGGAGMVMKPEVWAECLDELLYNGDDADNDDNKADIGDNGTVLILPNPSAPLFSQKDATQLASAKRLVFGCGRYEGYDARIPEYYQSRGVDVREYSIGDYVLNGGEVAVSVMVEAITRLIPGFMGNPESIVEESYTGADAILEHHQYTRPTTWRDISVPAILTSGDHTKVDRFRRDDALARTSQIRPDLIEKLDCKSLSKQDRKTLISLGWEVSGDSPKRANL from the coding sequence ATGCAAATCGACATAATCTCCGTGTTCCCTGAATATTTTCGCATGCTAGATTTGAGCTTGCTTGGTAAAGCGCAAGATAATGGCTTGCTTAAAATCAACGCGTATAATCTTAGAAAATGGACGCATGACGTTCATCAATCGGTTGATGATACGCCAGTTGGTGGCGGCGCTGGAATGGTGATGAAGCCAGAAGTGTGGGCGGAATGCCTTGATGAGCTGCTTTATAATGGAGATGACGCCGATAATGACGATAACAAAGCCGATATTGGCGATAACGGCACAGTTCTAATCCTCCCAAACCCTTCTGCCCCACTGTTTTCGCAAAAAGACGCTACCCAATTAGCAAGCGCAAAGCGACTTGTATTTGGGTGCGGACGCTACGAAGGCTATGACGCGCGAATCCCAGAATACTATCAATCGCGCGGAGTAGATGTGCGCGAATATTCCATTGGCGACTACGTTCTTAACGGCGGCGAAGTGGCTGTTAGCGTTATGGTAGAGGCCATTACGCGCTTGATTCCAGGCTTTATGGGTAACCCAGAGTCGATTGTTGAAGAGTCGTACACTGGCGCGGATGCGATTCTTGAGCATCACCAATACACTCGTCCCACAACTTGGCGCGATATTAGCGTGCCTGCGATTCTTACTTCGGGCGACCACACTAAAGTGGATCGCTTCCGCAGAGATGATGCACTAGCGCGCACGAGCCAGATTAGACCAGATTTAATTGAGAAACTTGATTGCAAGTCGCTTAGTAAGCAAGATAGAAAAACGCTGATTAGCCTTGGGTGGGAGGTTTCTGGCGATTCGCCAAAGCGCGCCAACCTGTAA
- a CDS encoding RsmD family RNA methyltransferase produces the protein MHVIAGRFKGTPLCAAKSCTRPTTDRTKEAIFSRLDSWGVCDGARVLDLFAGTAALGVEAISRGARELVCVEANAAAAALITKTVKVLQSQGAWSEDLSARVNKRRAEQFVQDYSGEAFDLVFVDPPYALETEQVELLIENMVSKGVVSAAADTLIVLERSARSVAPKICAGWEIFDTRNYGETAVMFIQSTN, from the coding sequence ATGCACGTAATTGCAGGAAGATTTAAAGGCACGCCATTATGCGCTGCAAAGTCATGTACAAGACCAACAACAGATCGCACAAAAGAGGCGATTTTTTCTAGGCTCGACTCATGGGGAGTATGCGATGGTGCTCGAGTACTCGACTTATTCGCTGGCACAGCGGCGTTAGGTGTAGAAGCGATTTCTAGGGGCGCAAGAGAACTCGTGTGCGTGGAAGCGAACGCAGCTGCGGCGGCGTTAATAACAAAAACTGTTAAAGTACTACAAAGTCAAGGCGCGTGGAGTGAAGATTTAAGCGCTCGCGTAAATAAAAGACGCGCAGAGCAGTTCGTACAAGACTACAGCGGTGAAGCGTTCGATTTGGTGTTTGTGGATCCGCCGTACGCATTAGAGACAGAGCAAGTTGAGCTTTTGATTGAGAATATGGTCAGTAAGGGCGTTGTAAGTGCCGCAGCTGACACGCTTATTGTTTTAGAGCGTAGCGCGCGCAGTGTTGCGCCTAAGATTTGTGCTGGGTGGGAGATTTTCGACACGCGCAACTATGGCGAAACTGCTGTTATGTTCATTCAATCTACTAATTGA
- the uriH gene encoding uridine-preferring nucleoside hydrolase UriH, with protein MTTIILDCDPGHDDAMAILLALGNPNIDLLGVTTVGGNQSLEKVTYNARATLEMAHATNIPVHAGCDRPMIRPLEVAAAVHGETGLDGVTLPEPTRPLDEGHAVNWIIDTIMSHEPGTITLVPTGPLTNIAMAVRLEPRIVSRVKEVVLMGGGYHVGNWSAVAEFNIKVDPEAAHVVFNEDWPITMVGLDLTHQALCTPEVQARIDAIGTPLSAFASGLMDFFRKAYKNNQDFIDPPVHDPCTVAYLIDHSVVQTRRCPVDVEIKGDLTLGMTVADLRGPEPSADKCHTQVATKLDFNKFWDLIIDALKELK; from the coding sequence ATGACCACAATCATTCTAGATTGCGATCCAGGTCATGACGACGCTATGGCTATTCTGCTAGCGCTTGGCAATCCAAACATTGATTTGCTTGGTGTAACAACAGTCGGCGGAAATCAAAGCCTAGAAAAGGTGACTTACAATGCGCGAGCAACTCTAGAAATGGCACATGCTACAAATATCCCTGTTCACGCAGGCTGCGACCGCCCAATGATTCGTCCTCTAGAAGTTGCTGCTGCTGTTCACGGAGAAACCGGCCTGGATGGAGTGACTTTGCCAGAGCCAACTCGTCCTTTAGATGAGGGACACGCAGTAAACTGGATTATTGACACAATAATGAGTCATGAGCCAGGCACGATCACACTTGTACCAACTGGACCTCTTACAAACATAGCTATGGCAGTTCGCTTAGAGCCACGAATCGTTAGCCGAGTTAAGGAAGTCGTTCTCATGGGCGGCGGCTATCACGTTGGCAATTGGAGCGCAGTTGCAGAGTTTAACATTAAGGTAGATCCTGAAGCCGCTCACGTTGTGTTTAATGAAGATTGGCCTATTACAATGGTTGGTCTTGATTTAACTCATCAGGCACTTTGCACTCCAGAAGTACAAGCTAGGATTGACGCTATCGGTACGCCTCTTTCTGCTTTTGCAAGCGGATTGATGGACTTCTTCCGTAAGGCATACAAGAACAACCAAGACTTTATCGACCCACCAGTTCATGATCCTTGCACGGTTGCATATTTGATAGATCACAGCGTTGTACAAACTCGCAGATGCCCTGTAGACGTTGAGATTAAGGGAGATTTGACGCTTGGCATGACGGTAGCAGATTTGCGTGGACCAGAGCCATCGGCTGACAAGTGCCATACTCAAGTGGCAACTAAACTCGACTTTAACAAGTTCTGGGATTTGATTATTGACGCTTTAAAAGAATTGAAATAA
- the uriT gene encoding uridine transporter UriT, with protein MTEVSSKKPSMLDKGGRSIVALMVALLVAIFAFQLNASMLSPALATMTRELKTTDSQIALTQTVFFTAAALFSLFLPRLADLVGRKKVLTGILISTILGCAVSAIAPNVTVLMIGRILQGASGPVVPMCLIMLRVRVSEEKRYAKLMAILTSVNGGIAGVDALLGGWLAGNFGFRSVFWTMAAIGIIAVLLVAFYAEESHAQDTPKMDWVGVVTLGIAFLAAYLAINEIGKLAGANLSLVAGLVVLAVVFFVVFWNVEGKNSAPLVSTKYMSQRRTWGLLSCTLLTMTGVFAIMNGVVPQLAQDAKAGAGMGADIVSFATLTPYAIIGFVFGPVAGMLAAKFGYRLVLRAGILVSVLGVVFGIYVAASPSVWSLVVLSLWLGISYAGVANIMLNGLGIVLSPKDNPGYLPGMNAGAFNLGAGLSFAILYAVMTNFVQSAGASAGYIASMVAGIVLLALAFACSFLIPKPEDCE; from the coding sequence ATGACTGAGGTTTCATCTAAAAAACCATCTATGTTGGATAAGGGTGGACGATCAATCGTAGCGCTTATGGTAGCGCTGCTTGTGGCGATTTTCGCATTCCAGCTTAACGCATCTATGCTTTCTCCAGCTCTAGCAACAATGACTCGAGAGCTTAAAACAACGGATTCTCAAATCGCCTTAACTCAAACAGTATTCTTTACTGCAGCAGCATTATTCTCGCTGTTCTTGCCGCGTTTAGCTGATCTTGTTGGACGAAAAAAGGTTCTTACTGGAATTTTAATCTCCACTATTTTGGGTTGTGCAGTTAGCGCTATTGCGCCAAATGTAACAGTTCTTATGATTGGACGAATTCTTCAAGGAGCAAGCGGACCTGTTGTACCAATGTGCTTGATTATGCTTCGCGTGCGCGTTAGCGAAGAAAAACGCTACGCAAAGCTAATGGCAATTCTGACTTCTGTGAACGGCGGTATTGCAGGCGTTGATGCGCTTCTTGGCGGCTGGCTTGCAGGAAACTTTGGCTTTAGATCCGTATTCTGGACTATGGCAGCCATTGGTATAATCGCTGTTCTTTTGGTTGCTTTCTATGCTGAAGAATCCCATGCTCAAGATACGCCAAAGATGGATTGGGTTGGAGTTGTAACCCTTGGTATAGCATTCCTAGCAGCATATCTTGCTATCAACGAGATTGGTAAACTTGCTGGCGCGAATTTGAGTCTTGTAGCAGGTCTTGTGGTTCTTGCAGTAGTATTCTTTGTAGTGTTCTGGAACGTAGAGGGCAAAAACTCTGCTCCTCTTGTTTCTACAAAATATATGAGTCAGCGTCGCACTTGGGGCTTGCTTTCTTGCACACTTCTTACTATGACTGGCGTATTTGCAATTATGAACGGCGTTGTTCCACAGCTAGCTCAAGATGCTAAGGCTGGCGCTGGAATGGGTGCGGACATCGTAAGCTTTGCAACTCTTACACCTTACGCAATCATCGGCTTCGTGTTTGGACCTGTTGCGGGTATGCTTGCTGCAAAGTTCGGGTATCGTCTTGTGCTGCGTGCTGGAATTCTTGTGAGCGTTCTTGGCGTGGTGTTTGGAATTTATGTTGCAGCCTCGCCTTCTGTTTGGTCGCTTGTAGTGCTTTCTTTGTGGCTTGGTATCAGCTATGCTGGCGTTGCAAACATTATGCTTAACGGTCTTGGAATTGTGCTTTCGCCAAAGGATAATCCTGGATATTTGCCTGGAATGAATGCTGGTGCGTTTAATCTTGGTGCAGGCTTGAGCTTTGCGATTCTTTACGCTGTTATGACTAATTTTGTACAATCTGCTGGAGCATCAGCTGGATATATTGCTTCGATGGTTGCTGGAATCGTGCTACTTGCTTTGGCGTTTGCATGCTCGTTCTTGATTCCTAAGCCAGAAGATTGCGAGTGA
- a CDS encoding PfkB family carbohydrate kinase, which translates to MTEREQQILSWIQQNPMISQQELADLAGITRSGVAAHISNLIRKGYLRGKGYIVTPPSYVTVIGGISMDVLGIACGDLMDYTSNAAKVRYALGGVGRNIAVALERMNTRVSLVSVYGGDHNGELFKVDASVNGLEIGYSKQLPDAMTASYMYVGDASGQRLLALDDMSIYDYMTPDFLRERISIIENADIVALDTNISQKSFEWVCDNYHRPIMVRAITDAKAPRILSRLHCIDTLILDTAESQALTGICAVDEKSAVRCAKVLLKRGVGHVFVNSGREGVAYGVADEGVAFYPVPLKRVQRMIVAHGNGGEGVRAVGNDNGSSDAATAALIYARYNHFDNTKTGRFAVAAAALNTESVEAVHESMTPELVMERMENIHERV; encoded by the coding sequence ATGACTGAGCGCGAACAACAAATTCTATCGTGGATTCAACAGAACCCTATGATTAGTCAGCAAGAACTTGCAGACCTAGCAGGAATAACAAGATCAGGCGTAGCTGCACACATTTCCAATCTTATTCGCAAAGGATACCTTAGAGGAAAAGGATACATAGTCACACCACCTAGCTACGTAACAGTAATAGGCGGAATAAGCATGGACGTGCTGGGAATCGCGTGCGGAGACCTAATGGACTACACTTCAAACGCTGCAAAAGTACGATACGCGCTAGGCGGAGTCGGACGAAACATAGCCGTGGCACTAGAAAGAATGAACACACGAGTAAGCCTAGTATCCGTGTACGGCGGCGACCACAACGGAGAATTATTCAAAGTCGACGCGTCTGTAAACGGATTAGAAATAGGATACTCAAAGCAGCTACCAGATGCAATGACAGCATCATACATGTATGTAGGAGACGCATCGGGGCAAAGGCTTTTAGCACTAGACGACATGAGCATCTACGATTACATGACACCAGACTTCTTGCGCGAAAGAATATCGATAATAGAAAACGCAGACATAGTTGCACTAGATACCAACATTTCACAAAAATCCTTCGAATGGGTGTGCGACAACTATCACAGACCAATAATGGTGCGCGCAATAACCGATGCAAAAGCTCCACGAATACTTTCCAGACTACACTGCATAGACACACTCATATTAGACACAGCCGAATCGCAGGCGTTAACAGGCATTTGTGCGGTAGACGAAAAATCTGCAGTAAGATGCGCTAAAGTATTGCTAAAACGCGGAGTTGGGCATGTGTTTGTTAACTCGGGGCGCGAGGGAGTAGCGTATGGCGTAGCGGACGAGGGAGTAGCGTTCTATCCCGTACCGCTAAAACGTGTACAAAGAATGATTGTTGCGCACGGAAACGGTGGAGAAGGCGTGCGCGCGGTTGGCAACGACAATGGTTCAAGCGATGCTGCTACAGCGGCGTTGATCTATGCTAGGTATAATCATTTTGATAACACGAAGACAGGGCGATTCGCTGTAGCCGCCGCAGCTCTTAACACGGAATCGGTAGAAGCTGTGCACGAGTCGATGACTCCAGAGCTTGTAATGGAGAGAATGGAAAACATTCACGAGCGCGTGTAA